In Chryseobacterium oranimense, a single window of DNA contains:
- a CDS encoding four helix bundle protein, with the protein MSYRNLDIYKTALELFLKTHKATFLLPKYELFELGSQLRRSSDSVITNIVEGYGRSSYKNEYIRFLVYSHASNDETINHLEKIIALYPDTALEFEPPKK; encoded by the coding sequence ATGAGTTATAGGAATTTAGACATTTATAAAACCGCTTTGGAATTATTTTTAAAAACGCATAAAGCTACTTTTCTTCTTCCAAAATATGAATTATTTGAATTAGGCAGCCAATTAAGAAGATCATCTGATTCTGTTATCACCAATATTGTGGAAGGCTATGGAAGGTCATCTTATAAAAATGAATACATCCGTTTTCTGGTATACAGTCACGCCAGTAACGATGAAACAATTAATCATTTAGAAAAGATTATAGCATTATATCCTGACACTGCTTTAGAATTTGAACCCCCTAAGAAATGA
- the recF gene encoding DNA replication/repair protein RecF (All proteins in this family for which functions are known are DNA-binding proteins that assist the filamentation of RecA onto DNA for the initiation of recombination or recombinational repair.), with product MIIKKLSLYNFKNHSEKKFEFSPQINCFVGNNGAGKTNILDALHYLSVGKSFLGNTDFNNIKREEDFFTIDAEILNEDSEDIIKISQPKEAKKIIKKNDKSYDRLADHIGYLPSVMISPYDSNLISDSGESRRKFLDSMISQTDSEYLFDLIQYQKTVQQRNALLKYFAKNRTWDKDSLEIYDAPITKFGTSIFEKRRNFVEKLGPIVQNFYRIISGGKETVSVYYQSDLREGFDSAQPDKAFQQLLKESLERDRMLTYTSKGIHKDDLIFEMDHVLIKKIGSQGQQKSFLISLKLAQMSLIKELTKKTPILLLDDIFDKLDDTRVSQLIELVNQESFGQIFITDTHRERTESVVKKINEESIIFEV from the coding sequence ATGATTATCAAAAAGCTTTCCCTTTACAATTTCAAAAACCATTCGGAGAAAAAGTTTGAATTCTCTCCGCAGATCAACTGTTTTGTGGGAAACAACGGTGCCGGAAAAACAAATATTCTGGATGCGCTGCATTATTTATCCGTAGGAAAAAGCTTTTTGGGCAATACGGATTTTAACAATATTAAAAGGGAAGAAGATTTTTTTACAATTGATGCTGAGATTCTGAATGAAGACAGCGAAGATATCATTAAAATTTCCCAGCCTAAAGAGGCTAAAAAAATCATTAAAAAAAATGATAAGAGCTATGACAGGCTTGCAGACCATATTGGATATCTGCCAAGTGTGATGATCTCTCCCTATGATTCGAACTTAATCTCAGATTCCGGGGAAAGCCGGAGAAAGTTTCTGGATTCCATGATTTCTCAAACGGATTCGGAATATCTTTTTGACCTGATCCAGTATCAGAAAACGGTACAGCAAAGAAATGCACTGCTAAAATATTTCGCCAAAAACAGAACCTGGGATAAGGATTCCCTGGAAATATATGATGCTCCTATCACAAAATTCGGGACCAGCATTTTTGAGAAAAGAAGAAATTTTGTTGAGAAGCTGGGACCCATTGTTCAGAATTTTTACAGAATTATTTCCGGAGGAAAAGAGACGGTTTCGGTTTACTATCAGTCTGATCTAAGAGAAGGCTTCGACTCCGCTCAGCCTGACAAAGCTTTCCAGCAGCTTTTAAAAGAAAGCCTTGAAAGGGACAGGATGCTGACGTATACTTCAAAAGGTATTCACAAAGATGACCTTATTTTTGAGATGGATCATGTGCTGATTAAGAAAATCGGTTCACAGGGGCAGCAGAAATCTTTCCTGATCTCGTTAAAACTGGCCCAAATGAGTCTTATTAAGGAATTGACAAAAAAAACTCCGATTCTATTACTGGATGATATTTTTGATAAGCTTGACGATACCCGCGTTTCGCAGCTGATCGAACTGGTTAATCAGGAAAGTTTCGGACAGATTTTTATTACGGATACGCATAGGGAACGCACAGAAAGTGTGGTGAAGAAGATTAACGAGGAAAGTATTATTTTTGAGGTTTGA
- a CDS encoding type 1 glutamine amidotransferase domain-containing protein yields the protein MKKILLVVTNIGHYKSGLETGLWLSELTHIYHLAKEKGWEVTIASPNGGGVPIDPESLKPLVLDKISRSYYENPAFMSELNHSKSLGEAQNEDFDCVYLAGGHATMYDFPDDLIMQNMIRKQYESGKMVAAICHGVGGLINVKLSDGTYLITGKSMTGFDWFEETIARRKREVPFNLEASIVERGADLKKACIPMTSNVIVDGNLITGQNPFSSKEMAQVVAKELDK from the coding sequence ATGAAAAAAATCCTTCTGGTTGTAACCAATATCGGGCATTATAAAAGTGGTTTGGAAACTGGTCTATGGCTGAGTGAGCTTACCCATATCTATCATTTAGCAAAGGAGAAGGGATGGGAGGTTACCATAGCAAGCCCCAATGGTGGAGGTGTTCCTATAGACCCCGAGAGTTTAAAGCCTCTTGTATTGGACAAAATTTCAAGATCATACTATGAAAATCCTGCCTTTATGAGTGAGCTCAACCATTCAAAGAGTCTGGGGGAAGCTCAGAACGAAGATTTTGACTGTGTATATCTTGCGGGTGGCCATGCGACCATGTATGATTTCCCCGATGATCTTATTATGCAAAATATGATCAGAAAGCAGTACGAAAGTGGAAAAATGGTTGCTGCTATTTGCCACGGAGTGGGAGGATTGATTAATGTAAAGCTTTCAGACGGAACTTATCTGATTACGGGAAAATCAATGACTGGATTTGATTGGTTCGAGGAGACCATCGCCAGAAGAAAAAGGGAGGTTCCTTTTAATCTTGAAGCTTCAATTGTTGAACGTGGTGCAGATCTGAAAAAAGCATGTATTCCCATGACGTCCAATGTTATAGTGGATGGGAACCTGATTACAGGACAAAACCCCTTCAGTTCAAAAGAAATGGCACAAGTTGTTGCTAAAGAACTTGATAAATAA
- a CDS encoding alpha/beta hydrolase — protein sequence MASNIKAENDPQILSGIREFLNALNNSGGSPLETLTPQQARQVLVDAQKSVEVDYSGIIETEREITQDGITVNIHIVKPANSTSENLPVFMFTHGGGWILGDYPTHRRLVRDLVVNSGAAAVFTDYTPSPEAQYPVAINQIYAATKWVSENGAEIGVDGKNMAAAGNSVGGNMTAVLCHMAKDKGGPEIKFQLLLWPVADADFTRESWQKYGEGRFLTAPLMKWMWDNYLPDLETRKEYYATPFNASLEQLKGLPPALVQLAENDILFDEGLAYARKLDEAGVPTTIQTYNGFIHDYGLLNPLDHIEAIKFSSEQGALALKKALFGKA from the coding sequence ATGGCATCAAACATTAAAGCGGAAAACGATCCGCAAATCCTTTCGGGGATCAGAGAATTTCTAAATGCATTGAATAACAGTGGGGGGAGTCCCCTGGAAACCTTGACACCCCAGCAGGCAAGACAGGTGTTAGTGGATGCCCAAAAATCTGTAGAGGTTGATTACTCAGGGATCATTGAGACAGAAAGAGAAATTACACAGGATGGTATTACAGTAAATATTCATATTGTTAAACCTGCGAACTCAACTTCGGAAAACCTTCCGGTATTTATGTTTACGCATGGTGGAGGTTGGATATTGGGTGATTATCCTACTCATAGAAGGCTGGTTAGAGATCTTGTTGTAAATAGCGGAGCTGCTGCTGTATTTACTGACTATACACCATCTCCGGAAGCTCAATACCCTGTAGCGATCAATCAGATCTATGCTGCCACAAAATGGGTGTCAGAAAATGGCGCTGAAATCGGAGTAGACGGTAAAAATATGGCTGCTGCCGGAAATAGCGTAGGTGGGAATATGACGGCGGTACTTTGTCATATGGCTAAGGATAAAGGTGGCCCAGAGATAAAATTTCAATTATTATTGTGGCCTGTAGCGGACGCTGATTTTACACGTGAATCTTGGCAAAAATATGGTGAAGGAAGATTCCTGACAGCTCCATTGATGAAATGGATGTGGGATAATTATTTACCCGATCTCGAAACAAGAAAAGAGTATTATGCAACACCTTTCAACGCTTCTTTAGAGCAGTTAAAAGGATTGCCACCAGCATTAGTACAATTAGCGGAGAATGACATCCTTTTTGACGAAGGATTAGCATATGCCAGAAAATTAGATGAAGCAGGTGTGCCAACCACGATCCAGACTTATAACGGATTTATCCATGACTATGGATTATTAAACCCGTTGGATCATATAGAAGCAATAAAGTTTTCTTCTGAACAGGGTGCATTAGCACTTAAAAAAGCTTTATTTGGAAAAGCTTAA
- the mtgA gene encoding monofunctional biosynthetic peptidoglycan transglycosylase: MWKKIKQAIFIVLVLNVFFIIWGRFFNPPITITQIGGLFEFGKLHRDYISYDEMGNNVKKAVIASEDQKFFNHNGFDYTAIEKAMKNNEKGKKVRGGSTISQQTAKNVFLWQGRSWFRKGLEAVYTFIIEKVWSKDIILERYLNSIEMGQGVFGVEAAAQYYFGKSSKDLSASDAAWIAAVLPNPKKYDPKNPSPYLRKKHNWIMRQMRNVSLK, from the coding sequence ATGTGGAAAAAAATTAAGCAGGCCATTTTTATTGTTCTTGTTCTGAATGTATTTTTTATTATTTGGGGCAGGTTTTTTAATCCGCCTATTACCATTACGCAGATCGGGGGACTTTTTGAGTTTGGAAAGCTGCACAGGGACTATATTTCTTATGATGAGATGGGAAATAATGTGAAAAAAGCGGTGATTGCCTCTGAAGATCAGAAATTCTTCAACCATAACGGGTTCGATTATACAGCCATTGAAAAAGCAATGAAGAATAACGAAAAAGGAAAAAAAGTACGTGGAGGAAGCACCATTTCCCAGCAGACGGCAAAGAATGTTTTCCTTTGGCAGGGAAGAAGCTGGTTCAGAAAAGGATTGGAGGCTGTTTACACCTTCATCATTGAAAAGGTATGGAGTAAGGATATCATTCTGGAAAGATACCTGAACTCTATTGAAATGGGGCAGGGCGTATTTGGGGTAGAGGCAGCGGCACAGTATTATTTTGGAAAATCTTCCAAAGATTTAAGTGCTTCGGATGCGGCCTGGATTGCAGCTGTATTGCCTAATCCCAAGAAATACGATCCTAAAAATCCATCCCCTTACCTGAGAAAGAAGCACAATTGGATCATGAGACAGATGAGGAATGTGAGTTTGAAATAG
- a CDS encoding ABC transporter substrate-binding protein, which translates to MKQRILLLFTVIALISCKREQKISSSDWTQISSRTQFKEHDGNLELKSGNFTYNFKSNQTPFKKIILLNASMAGYISELGAENLIIGVSSPEYIYSEKIQNLLKEGKIQNVGSEQKYDIEKIISMKPDAVFTNYIASFDNAYQLLKNNGIQVIFLDEYMEQLPLEKTAYIKLFGEFFGKEKEADAKYSEIEKNYNDLKQMALKAKDKPVVLANEMYGDVWYLPGGKTSVANFITDANASYIMKDNKEEKSLTMSFEEVYAKSGGVQYWVNAGSHTSKKEMLGTNPFYGKLDVFNKGKVYTISGKEKQKANDFFESGAVRADLILKDYIKIFHPELLPEYQLTYMKELQ; encoded by the coding sequence ATGAAACAGAGAATTTTACTTTTATTTACAGTTATAGCGCTAATCTCCTGTAAAAGAGAACAAAAAATTTCGTCCTCAGACTGGACCCAAATCTCAAGTCGGACCCAATTCAAAGAACATGACGGGAATCTGGAACTTAAATCCGGCAATTTTACCTATAATTTTAAATCCAACCAGACTCCGTTTAAGAAAATCATCCTTTTAAATGCGAGCATGGCAGGATATATTTCTGAATTGGGAGCTGAAAATCTGATCATCGGAGTTTCAAGCCCGGAATATATTTATTCTGAGAAGATTCAGAACCTGTTAAAAGAAGGTAAGATCCAGAACGTAGGGAGTGAGCAGAAATATGATATAGAAAAGATCATCTCCATGAAGCCTGATGCTGTTTTTACGAATTATATCGCAAGCTTCGACAATGCGTATCAGCTTCTGAAAAATAATGGAATCCAGGTGATTTTCCTGGATGAATATATGGAGCAGTTGCCCCTGGAAAAAACGGCATACATTAAACTTTTTGGCGAATTTTTCGGAAAAGAAAAAGAGGCCGATGCAAAGTATTCCGAAATTGAGAAAAATTATAATGACCTGAAACAGATGGCTCTAAAAGCAAAAGATAAACCTGTGGTACTGGCTAATGAAATGTATGGAGATGTATGGTACCTGCCTGGAGGTAAAACGTCGGTGGCCAACTTTATAACAGATGCCAATGCTTCTTACATCATGAAAGACAATAAAGAAGAAAAATCCCTCACGATGAGCTTTGAAGAAGTGTATGCCAAGTCAGGAGGGGTGCAATACTGGGTGAATGCAGGAAGTCACACCTCAAAAAAGGAAATGCTGGGAACCAATCCCTTTTATGGAAAGCTGGATGTATTCAATAAAGGAAAGGTTTATACCATTTCTGGAAAAGAAAAGCAGAAAGCCAATGATTTTTTCGAAAGTGGGGCCGTAAGAGCCGACCTTATCCTTAAAGACTATATCAAGATTTTTCATCCGGAACTTCTTCCTGAATATCAGCTGACCTATATGAAAGAACTTCAATAA
- a CDS encoding site-specific recombinase: MKFFNSSTNFESVLKKYFSFKNETISLEPFAEFLESIKRADFTTVLNFLRNNPDFAENFKHYIHNIFKDRPFNLSLTEANILSENAFFPELKKRILNKVLPPVENEKTVWYMIDNVSFRPKSDLKYLHNLPENEIDEFLKMLGASDFITKPNVKKELIFSMNILSWRVTGMAMEVEVVRMAPQYRNLDNPFLALQNELEALTEDLKKDPGLQLHSKDSRYKQIKIYTEHCHEFVNIAFKNSAKYGISGKINQSLLKIRQQTERIYEIVQLLVIDSEQDVTIKSKQLIFNILNYKSHKNNIADLINDSTRLLSHLITNHTAETGTHYITSTRKEYMTMFYKASGGGIIVGALCVLKMLYGYIPGSDFSHAFLYSMNYAMGFIMIYLMGFTLATKQPAMTAATMTKVLSEEGNSERNNTEFAHLVSKLFRSQFIAFVGNVLLSFPIALAIIYGLDVFFSQNLAVERSDKLLKDLDPFKSKAILHASIAGFYLFISGIISGNIGNNSVFYQIPERIAKNLSIRSFFGKKFAKNLSKYYAKNWPGIVSNFWFGVFLGATAPVGLFFGLDLDIRHITFAAGNFALGLYGKDFSVDSYTFWISFFTVFLIGFFNFLVSFTLSMFLAFRSRKMNFGQVSEIYREIFKYFVKHPFKFFFPLRSGLDKKADDLMSSTISSKSEEH; the protein is encoded by the coding sequence ATGAAATTTTTTAATTCCAGCACAAATTTTGAATCAGTTCTTAAAAAATATTTCTCTTTTAAGAACGAAACTATTTCTTTAGAACCATTTGCCGAGTTTTTAGAGAGCATTAAGAGAGCAGATTTTACAACTGTTCTTAATTTTCTGAGGAATAATCCGGATTTTGCTGAAAATTTTAAACATTACATCCATAATATTTTCAAGGATAGGCCATTCAACCTTTCCCTTACCGAAGCCAATATTCTTTCAGAAAACGCTTTCTTCCCGGAACTGAAAAAAAGAATCCTTAATAAAGTACTGCCACCCGTGGAAAATGAAAAGACGGTGTGGTATATGATTGATAATGTGAGCTTCAGACCCAAATCGGACCTGAAGTATCTCCACAACCTTCCTGAAAATGAAATTGACGAGTTTTTAAAAATGCTCGGCGCCTCAGATTTTATTACCAAACCCAACGTCAAAAAAGAACTGATCTTTTCAATGAACATTCTTTCATGGAGGGTAACAGGAATGGCGATGGAAGTAGAGGTGGTAAGAATGGCTCCTCAGTACAGAAATCTGGATAACCCGTTTCTTGCCCTTCAGAATGAGTTGGAGGCCCTTACCGAAGACCTTAAGAAAGATCCCGGATTGCAGCTGCATTCCAAAGACAGTCGTTACAAGCAGATCAAAATTTATACAGAACATTGTCATGAGTTTGTCAATATTGCCTTTAAAAACTCTGCTAAATACGGAATTTCCGGAAAAATCAACCAATCACTGCTTAAAATCCGCCAGCAGACCGAAAGAATCTACGAGATCGTACAGCTCCTGGTAATCGATAGTGAACAGGATGTTACCATCAAATCGAAGCAGCTGATTTTTAATATACTCAATTACAAATCTCACAAAAACAATATTGCAGACCTGATCAACGACAGTACCCGTCTGCTTTCGCATCTGATCACCAACCATACGGCAGAAACCGGGACCCACTATATTACTTCTACCAGGAAGGAATATATGACCATGTTTTATAAAGCCAGTGGAGGAGGGATCATTGTAGGAGCACTCTGCGTCCTGAAAATGCTTTACGGGTACATTCCCGGAAGTGATTTTTCCCATGCGTTTTTATATTCAATGAACTATGCGATGGGGTTCATTATGATTTATTTGATGGGTTTTACCCTTGCAACCAAGCAGCCGGCCATGACAGCCGCTACGATGACGAAAGTCCTGTCTGAAGAAGGCAACAGTGAACGCAACAACACCGAATTTGCCCATCTGGTATCCAAGCTCTTCAGAAGCCAGTTTATTGCTTTTGTAGGCAATGTGCTGCTTTCATTTCCGATTGCACTGGCGATCATTTATGGGCTGGATGTATTTTTCTCCCAGAATTTGGCAGTAGAAAGATCAGATAAGCTATTAAAAGACCTGGATCCGTTCAAATCAAAAGCTATACTTCATGCAAGTATTGCAGGATTTTACCTGTTTATTTCAGGGATCATTTCAGGAAATATCGGGAACAATTCCGTGTTCTACCAGATTCCGGAAAGGATTGCAAAAAACCTTTCCATCAGAAGTTTTTTTGGTAAAAAATTTGCGAAAAACTTATCTAAATATTATGCTAAAAACTGGCCGGGAATTGTTTCCAACTTCTGGTTTGGGGTATTTTTAGGGGCAACAGCTCCCGTAGGTTTGTTTTTCGGGTTGGACCTTGATATCAGGCACATTACTTTTGCAGCCGGAAACTTTGCTTTAGGACTTTACGGGAAAGATTTTTCAGTGGATTCCTATACTTTCTGGATCTCGTTCTTCACTGTTTTCCTGATAGGTTTCTTCAATTTCCTGGTAAGCTTTACCTTATCTATGTTTTTGGCATTCAGATCAAGAAAAATGAACTTTGGGCAGGTGAGCGAAATTTACAGGGAAATTTTCAAATATTTTGTAAAGCATCCGTTCAAATTTTTCTTTCCACTGCGTTCGGGGTTAGATAAAAAGGCAGATGATTTAATGAGCAGTACGATTTCCAGTAAATCCGAGGAACATTAA
- a CDS encoding nitroreductase family protein, translating into MNLSEVMDFRRSVRVYDREKALEDEKIRTCLQLAALAPSSSNMQLWEFHHITDTDLLSKVSRACLDQTATSTAAQIVVFVTRRDLFRKRAKFVLNFEKGNIRRNSPVERQEKRIKDRELYYGKIMPLLYGRFFGLLGAFRKLLTGTIGVFRTITREVSENDMRVVVHKSCALAAQTFMIAMANEGYDTCPLEGFDSKVLKKVLGLPRGAEVNMVVSCGIRKGNEGIWGERCRVPFSEVYIKR; encoded by the coding sequence ATGAATTTATCAGAAGTAATGGACTTTAGACGATCTGTACGTGTCTATGATCGTGAAAAAGCCCTAGAGGATGAAAAAATCAGAACATGCCTTCAATTGGCAGCTTTAGCTCCAAGTAGTTCCAATATGCAGCTTTGGGAGTTTCATCACATCACAGATACTGATCTGTTATCTAAGGTTTCCAGAGCTTGTCTGGATCAGACTGCCACTTCAACAGCAGCGCAGATCGTGGTTTTTGTCACAAGGCGTGATCTGTTTCGCAAAAGGGCAAAATTTGTACTGAATTTTGAAAAAGGAAACATCAGACGCAATAGTCCTGTTGAGCGGCAGGAAAAAAGGATCAAGGACAGAGAATTATACTATGGGAAGATCATGCCCTTATTATATGGACGTTTCTTTGGCTTGTTGGGAGCTTTCAGAAAATTATTGACAGGAACGATAGGGGTGTTCAGAACCATTACAAGAGAGGTGTCTGAGAATGATATGCGAGTGGTGGTTCATAAATCCTGTGCTCTGGCAGCTCAGACTTTTATGATTGCCATGGCAAATGAAGGATATGATACCTGTCCATTGGAAGGTTTTGATAGCAAGGTATTAAAAAAAGTATTGGGTCTACCTCGCGGAGCAGAAGTGAATATGGTTGTCTCCTGCGGGATCAGAAAAGGAAATGAAGGAATTTGGGGGGAACGCTGCAGGGTCCCATTCAGTGAAGTATATATAAAGAGATAA